A genome region from Coffea arabica cultivar ET-39 chromosome 7e, Coffea Arabica ET-39 HiFi, whole genome shotgun sequence includes the following:
- the LOC113701744 gene encoding phosphatidylinositol 3,4,5-trisphosphate 3-phosphatase and protein-tyrosine-phosphatase PTEN2A-like isoform X1: protein MDTNSGDSANPHSSEGSDVEPRVVTATAVDSSPRGSSSMLSTSAISSWAKGLKLPQPLAPATPNSQAGNAPKSAFSRLASGFGLNLPLKPNDSSGDSSAAAQSGVFESLTKGIVDSSFSAVKAVQVKARHIVSQNKRRYQEGGFDLDMTYITENIIAMGFPAGDMSSGFFGFVEGLYRNHMEEVIKFFETHHKGKYKVYNLCSERLYDASLFQGKVASFPFDDHNCPPIHLIKLFCQSAYSWLKEDILNVVVVHCKAGMARTGLMICSLLLFLKFFPTAEECIDYYNQKRCVDGKGLILPGQIRYVKYFERILTHFNGETPPGRRCMLRGFRLHKCPYWIRPAITISNHSGVLFSTKKHPKTKDLMVFYIICHFITASFLQPEDFWLRAAKKGIVVFALPGEPGLTELAGDFKIHFQDRQGDFYCWLNTTMMENRVLLDSSDLDGFDKRKLPSPGFQVEIVMIDYDGTISSKFKADQVAKGSDGRVGSQASSSDRNDANTAQVEVTPKRDNDDDVFSDSDGEGSVPSRRSVDNTSSAVGTTSPLESGSKDNQITSFTDQTKQLSLGSKESAPFQTNTSKETKFDVVERVDSIPNLGSGDIKAIAADASVFSFGDDEDYESE from the exons ATGGATACTAATTCTGGTGATTCAGCAAATCCTCATTCTAGTGAGGGTTCAGATGTCGAACCTCGTGTAGTGACTGCTACTGCGGTAGACAGTTCCCCACGTGGCTCATCTTCTATGTTGTCGACATCTGCCATATCTTCTTGGGCCAAAGGTCTGAAACTTCCACAACCCTTAGCACCGGCGACACCAAACTCACAGGCCGGAAATGCTCCCAAGTCTGCATTTTCACGTCTAGCCAGTggatttggactgaatttgcctTTGAAACCAAATGATAGTTCTGGAGACAGCTCAGCTGCTGCACAATCAGGTGTTTTTGAGTCGCTCACTAAAGGAATAGTTGATTCATCTTTCAGTGCAGTTAAGGCTGTTCAAGTTAAGGCACGTCACATTGTCTCACAGAACAAGCGAAGATACCAG GAAGGGGGATTTGATTTAGATATGACTTATATAACTGAGAACATCATTGCAATGGGTTTTCCAGCTGGTGATATGAGTTCTGGATTTTTTGGCTTTGttgag GGTTTGTATCGGAATCACATGGAAGAAGTGATCAAATTTTTTGAAACTCATCACAAG GGGAAGTACAAAGTATACAATCTTTGTTCAGAGAGGTTATACGATGCGTCACTGTTCCAGGGAAAG GTTGCCAGTTTCCCATTTGATGACCATAATTGCCCTCCTATTCATCTTATTAAGTTGTTCTGTCAAAGTGCTTATTCATGGTTGAAGGAGGACATCCTGAATGTGGTGGTTGTCCATTGTAAAGCTGGTATGGCAAGGACAGGATTGATGATCTGTAGTCTTCTTCTGTTCTTAAAG TTTTTCCCCACAGCTGAGGAGTGCATTGATTACTATAACCAGAAAAGATGTGTAGATGGGAAGGGTCTCATTCTCCCTGGCCAGATT AGGTATGTGAAGTACTTTGAGCGCATTTTAACGCACTTCAATGGTGAAACTCCGCCTGGACGTAG GTGCATGCTGAGGGGATTTCGACTCCACAAGTGTCCTTATTGGATCAGACCTGCCATTACCATATCTAATCATAGTG GAGTTTTATTTTCCACTAAAAAGCATCCGAAAACAAAGGACCTAATGGTATTCTATATCATCTGTCACTTCATTACTGCCTCATTTTTACAA CCAGAAGACTTCTGGTTGCGTGCAGCAAAAAAGGGAATTGTGGTCTTTGCTCTACCAGGGGAGCCAGGTTTAACAGAATTGGCGGGGGATTTCAAAATCCACTTTCAGGATCGCCAAGGAGACTTCTATTG TTGGTTGAATACGACAATGATGGAAAATAGAGTGCTTTTGGATTCCTCTGATCTTGATGGCTTTGATAAG AGGAAATTGCCTTCTCCAGGTTTTCAGGTTGAGATTGTGATGATAGACTATGATGGTACAATATCATCCAAATTTAAAGCTGATCAAGTGGCAAAGGGGTCTGATGGACGAGTAGGAAGTCAAGCATCATCAAGTGATAGGAATGACGCGAACACTGCTCAAGTCGAGGTTACACCAAAACGAGATAATGATGACGATGTTTTTTCAGATAGTGATGGAGAGGGGTCTGTACCCTCAAGAAGAAGTGTAGATAACACATCATCTGCAGTGGGAACTacttcacctcttgaatcaggTAGCAAAGATAACCAAATTACATCCTTCACCGATCAGACCAAACAACTCTCATTGGGGAGCAAGGAGTCCGCACCTTTTCAGACCAATACGTCAAAAGAAACGAAATTTGATGTTGTTGAGAGGGTTGACTCTATTCCAAACCTAGGTTCTGGTGATATTAAAGCTATTGCAGCAGATGCTTCTGTTTTCAGTTTTGGAGATGACGAAGACTACGAAAGCGAATGA
- the LOC113701744 gene encoding phosphatidylinositol 3,4,5-trisphosphate 3-phosphatase and protein-tyrosine-phosphatase PTEN2A-like isoform X2 — MDTNSGDSANPHSSEGSDVEPRVVTATAVDSSPRGSSSMLSTSAISSWAKGLKLPQPLAPATPNSQAGNAPKSAFSRLASGFGLNLPLKPNDSSGDSSAAAQSGVFESLTKGIVDSSFSAVKAVQVKARHIVSQNKRRYQEGGFDLDMTYITENIIAMGFPAGDMSSGFFGFVEGLYRNHMEEVIKFFETHHKGKYKVYNLCSERLYDASLFQGKVASFPFDDHNCPPIHLIKLFCQSAYSWLKEDILNVVVVHCKAGMARTGLMICSLLLFLKFFPTAEECIDYYNQKRCVDGKGLILPGQIRYVKYFERILTHFNGETPPGRRCMLRGFRLHKCPYWIRPAITISNHSGVLFSTKKHPKTKDLMPEDFWLRAAKKGIVVFALPGEPGLTELAGDFKIHFQDRQGDFYCWLNTTMMENRVLLDSSDLDGFDKRKLPSPGFQVEIVMIDYDGTISSKFKADQVAKGSDGRVGSQASSSDRNDANTAQVEVTPKRDNDDDVFSDSDGEGSVPSRRSVDNTSSAVGTTSPLESGSKDNQITSFTDQTKQLSLGSKESAPFQTNTSKETKFDVVERVDSIPNLGSGDIKAIAADASVFSFGDDEDYESE, encoded by the exons ATGGATACTAATTCTGGTGATTCAGCAAATCCTCATTCTAGTGAGGGTTCAGATGTCGAACCTCGTGTAGTGACTGCTACTGCGGTAGACAGTTCCCCACGTGGCTCATCTTCTATGTTGTCGACATCTGCCATATCTTCTTGGGCCAAAGGTCTGAAACTTCCACAACCCTTAGCACCGGCGACACCAAACTCACAGGCCGGAAATGCTCCCAAGTCTGCATTTTCACGTCTAGCCAGTggatttggactgaatttgcctTTGAAACCAAATGATAGTTCTGGAGACAGCTCAGCTGCTGCACAATCAGGTGTTTTTGAGTCGCTCACTAAAGGAATAGTTGATTCATCTTTCAGTGCAGTTAAGGCTGTTCAAGTTAAGGCACGTCACATTGTCTCACAGAACAAGCGAAGATACCAG GAAGGGGGATTTGATTTAGATATGACTTATATAACTGAGAACATCATTGCAATGGGTTTTCCAGCTGGTGATATGAGTTCTGGATTTTTTGGCTTTGttgag GGTTTGTATCGGAATCACATGGAAGAAGTGATCAAATTTTTTGAAACTCATCACAAG GGGAAGTACAAAGTATACAATCTTTGTTCAGAGAGGTTATACGATGCGTCACTGTTCCAGGGAAAG GTTGCCAGTTTCCCATTTGATGACCATAATTGCCCTCCTATTCATCTTATTAAGTTGTTCTGTCAAAGTGCTTATTCATGGTTGAAGGAGGACATCCTGAATGTGGTGGTTGTCCATTGTAAAGCTGGTATGGCAAGGACAGGATTGATGATCTGTAGTCTTCTTCTGTTCTTAAAG TTTTTCCCCACAGCTGAGGAGTGCATTGATTACTATAACCAGAAAAGATGTGTAGATGGGAAGGGTCTCATTCTCCCTGGCCAGATT AGGTATGTGAAGTACTTTGAGCGCATTTTAACGCACTTCAATGGTGAAACTCCGCCTGGACGTAG GTGCATGCTGAGGGGATTTCGACTCCACAAGTGTCCTTATTGGATCAGACCTGCCATTACCATATCTAATCATAGTG GAGTTTTATTTTCCACTAAAAAGCATCCGAAAACAAAGGACCTAATG CCAGAAGACTTCTGGTTGCGTGCAGCAAAAAAGGGAATTGTGGTCTTTGCTCTACCAGGGGAGCCAGGTTTAACAGAATTGGCGGGGGATTTCAAAATCCACTTTCAGGATCGCCAAGGAGACTTCTATTG TTGGTTGAATACGACAATGATGGAAAATAGAGTGCTTTTGGATTCCTCTGATCTTGATGGCTTTGATAAG AGGAAATTGCCTTCTCCAGGTTTTCAGGTTGAGATTGTGATGATAGACTATGATGGTACAATATCATCCAAATTTAAAGCTGATCAAGTGGCAAAGGGGTCTGATGGACGAGTAGGAAGTCAAGCATCATCAAGTGATAGGAATGACGCGAACACTGCTCAAGTCGAGGTTACACCAAAACGAGATAATGATGACGATGTTTTTTCAGATAGTGATGGAGAGGGGTCTGTACCCTCAAGAAGAAGTGTAGATAACACATCATCTGCAGTGGGAACTacttcacctcttgaatcaggTAGCAAAGATAACCAAATTACATCCTTCACCGATCAGACCAAACAACTCTCATTGGGGAGCAAGGAGTCCGCACCTTTTCAGACCAATACGTCAAAAGAAACGAAATTTGATGTTGTTGAGAGGGTTGACTCTATTCCAAACCTAGGTTCTGGTGATATTAAAGCTATTGCAGCAGATGCTTCTGTTTTCAGTTTTGGAGATGACGAAGACTACGAAAGCGAATGA
- the LOC113701745 gene encoding small RNA degrading nuclease 1-like yields MDEMLSSVKKEVLVEMVKLAQKRGMKGSKGGWKEFLNFYDKKIGASLSDPSRRPLDTLLAFLKTFTQDDDLKFFEKLLECHSNRDAVYQFQKTSPDAESPEQRLVRLTLEHPQYPIDYSFPSHEEGWLVMKRTKKSKTMTSTAMVAVDCEMVLCENETEALVRVCVVDRNLQVKLNEFVKPSKAVVDYRTEITGIAAKDLDGATCSLSDIQKSMKKLLSHGTILVGHSLNNDLRALKLDHARVIDTSYIFKHGDGPSSRRLSLSNLCKSILGYELRKGQNPHNCLDDACAAMKLVLANIERGVGNVIPLVHEDAQEADLAKLLVHRIPVNVHSEDLHEVIPGDFTIEMKANKKAKGSKYSVFAIFKNQQEANEAFDCIDGYLDKDTSGRSQKSISFHLNRGIVGSFCVRKMAKDSPGVITSKKRSFEPEEALTESKKLHTDQECRIVEESRACTEQCQSRLEEIERLKQELSQRDREISSLNKIIVALTRKQGL; encoded by the exons ATGGACGAGATGCTCTCTTCAGTTAAAAAGGAA GTGCTCGTGGAGATGGTAAAGTTGGCTCAAAAGCGAGGAATGAAGGGTAGCAAAGGTGGGTGGAAggagtttttgaatttttatgaCAAGAAAATTGGAGCCAGCTTGAGCGACCCTTCTAGGAGGCCCCTTGATACTTTGCTTGCCTTCTTAAAAACCTTTACCCAAGACGATGATTTGAAG TTCTTTGAGAAGCTGCTGGAGTGCCATTCTAACCGGGACGCAGTTTACCAATTCCAGAAAACTTCTCCTGATGCTGAATCCCCTGAACAG AGGCTGGTTCGTTTAACTCTTGAACACCCCCAGTATCCAATTGATTATTCATTCCCGTCACATGAGGAG GGCTGGCTGGTTATGAAGCGCACTAAAAAGTCCAAGACCATGACATCTACTGCTATGGTTGCTGTTGATTGTGAGATGGTTCTTTGCGAAAATGAAACTGAAGCTTTGGTGAGGGTCTGTGTTGTTGACCGCAATTTGCAG GTTAAACTAAATGAGTTTGTAAAGCCCAGTAAGGCAGTGGTAGATTACAGAACCGAGATCACTGGGATTGCTGCCAAAGATTTGGATGGAGCTACTTGTTCATTGTCTGATATACAG AAATCCATGAAGAAGCTCCTATCACATGGAACTATCTTAGTTGGTCACAGTTTGAATAATGATCTTCGAG CACTGAAGTTGGATCATGCAAGAGTAATTGACACATCCTATATCTTCAAGCATGGGGATGGCCCTTCAAGCAGGAGACTTTCCTTAAGTAACTTGTGTAAG TCTATATTAGGTTATGAGCTTCGGAAGGGGCAGAATCCTCACAATTGCCTAGATGATGCATGTGCCGCAATGAAACTCGTTTTGGCCAATATTGAACGAGGAGTAGGGAATGTAATTCCATTGGTTCATGAGGAT GCACAAGAGGCGGATTTGGCAAAACTACTAGTTCATAGAATTCCAGTGAATGTTCACAGTGAAGATCTGCATGAAGTTATTCCAGGAGACTTTACAATTGAAATGAAG GCTAATAAAAAGGCCAAAGGATCGAAATATTCGGTCTTTGCAATTTTCAAAAATCAGCAAGAGGCAAACGAAGCATTTGATTGCATTGATGGCTACTTGGATAAG GACACCTCCGGACGATCACAGAAGTCAATATCTTTTCATCTCAATAGAGGAATTGTTGGTAGTTTTTGTGTCCGCAAAATGGCTAAAGATTCTCCTGGTGTCATTACATCAAAGAAAAGATCATTCGAACCTGAGGAGGCCTTAACTGAGTCAAAGAAGTTGCATACTGATCAGGAGTGCAGAATAGTTGAGGAGTCTAGGGCATGCACAGAGCAGTGTCAGAGTCGTTTGGAGGAGATTgaaagattgaagcaagaattaAGCCAAAGAGATCGTGAAATATCCAGCTTGAACAAGATCATTGTTGCTCTTACAAGGAAGCAAGGACTTTAA